One Halarcobacter ebronensis genomic window carries:
- a CDS encoding GGDEF domain-containing protein: MDSKKITFCNFSTILSICLIFYILTSFYLDYTNTQAEIYNKDDFLLKIIFLGILFAMVTFLYTIFKYYKNRYLEKQIEQRTKDLVDENERLKTNSHLDPLTQCLNEKFFMKRFKEEFRRAIREKQYISLLIVNIDEFKAFNDIYGENEGNECLKMISNILVNHCNRPVDLVARFNGDEFYILLPNTKEPKGVSKRCIEAVKSLNIPHDNSIASNVLTISIGTATFIPDDVEHMKDLIIMAKESLKRAKIGGRNRVY; this comes from the coding sequence ATGGACTCAAAGAAAATAACTTTTTGTAATTTCTCAACAATTTTATCTATATGTCTGATTTTTTATATTCTTACCTCTTTTTACCTAGATTACACAAATACACAAGCAGAGATTTATAACAAAGATGATTTTTTATTAAAAATTATCTTTTTGGGTATTCTTTTTGCTATGGTTACTTTTTTATATACAATTTTTAAATACTACAAAAATAGATATTTAGAAAAACAAATTGAACAAAGAACAAAAGATTTGGTAGATGAAAATGAGAGATTAAAAACTAACTCACATTTAGATCCTTTAACCCAGTGTTTAAATGAAAAGTTTTTTATGAAAAGATTTAAAGAGGAGTTTAGGAGAGCAATTAGGGAAAAACAGTATATCTCCTTGCTTATTGTAAATATTGATGAGTTTAAAGCCTTTAATGATATTTATGGAGAAAATGAAGGGAATGAGTGTTTAAAGATGATTTCAAATATTTTGGTAAATCATTGTAATAGACCTGTTGATTTAGTAGCAAGATTTAATGGAGATGAGTTTTATATTCTTTTGCCTAATACAAAAGAGCCAAAAGGGGTATCTAAAAGATGTATTGAAGCAGTAAAATCTCTAAATATTCCCCATGATAACTCGATTGCTTCAAATGTTCTTACCATTAGTATTGGAACAGCTACTTTTATTCCTGATGATGTGGAACATATGAAAGATTTGATAATAATGGCAAAAGAGTCGTTAAAAAGGGCAAAAATTGGGGGAAGAAATAGGGTTTATTAG
- the ciaB gene encoding invasion protein CiaB, producing MNNDKFLNDLVEVYDFFDTQKNNVNKHIIYLEKGEFEKLTIIEDFAKALGLYMKDDLRVALITRLVNLRDDSLVQVLKKLGKNEKEIIELQEKAYIFVRDFWHDKHKNTINYIKTNNLLTPFYQAVFEGVYEVGLKMSSWQSSWTAHIINGINKELLEMFDGNEKKVYEYLEENSLFDLGHNGIVADRSYSALVLEDGKYSSKAYIKAFKEQTTAVIDALEKFEESLIELEDEIYDEKWNYILYIQNLIKAFSEEQNHKLVERWADVDRAWMKIKSPVQIGHPLEYYEDHFRKAVALEWDIRLTNPKFAQNDHRVNKIKSAFKKIFNEIEKKEGYENTYNFSLKSLDKVQLYIGRPALFFGAEFNGLFSAQVVPNDEVVSKEEGKKIFAFADEILQTSRAKPFLKLSQEIFGQKFLSEDRMFLFNEDEAWHQVYDITTIGHEYGHILWCDEDTESVMNKTGNFKNIEEFKATTGGLISFFLDESNDEKDLEKQVLMDTIKRAVGLIGWMEVDEVQPYYCEGLIHLTALFETKILNWGDEELTLDISSVKYERLKEWYIKTYTELANHYLDKKDATEFLTRFAKKDGKYFMPVNHKLHSFVKYYFKRYQEIGQELDTKDSKENYIK from the coding sequence TTGAATAATGACAAATTTTTAAATGATTTAGTAGAAGTTTATGACTTTTTTGATACACAAAAAAATAATGTAAACAAGCATATAATCTATTTAGAAAAGGGTGAGTTTGAAAAACTTACTATAATTGAAGACTTTGCAAAAGCTTTAGGTCTATATATGAAAGATGATTTAAGAGTTGCACTTATTACAAGATTGGTAAATCTAAGAGATGACTCTTTAGTGCAAGTTCTAAAAAAACTAGGAAAAAATGAAAAAGAGATAATAGAACTACAAGAAAAAGCCTATATTTTTGTAAGAGACTTTTGGCATGACAAACATAAAAATACAATCAACTATATAAAAACAAATAACCTTTTAACACCCTTTTATCAAGCAGTATTTGAAGGTGTTTATGAAGTTGGTCTAAAGATGTCATCTTGGCAAAGTTCATGGACAGCTCATATTATAAATGGAATAAATAAAGAACTTTTAGAGATGTTTGATGGAAATGAAAAAAAAGTTTATGAATATTTAGAAGAGAACTCTTTATTTGATTTGGGACATAATGGAATTGTTGCTGACAGGTCTTACTCTGCACTTGTACTTGAAGATGGGAAATACTCTTCAAAAGCATATATCAAAGCTTTTAAAGAGCAAACTACAGCTGTAATTGATGCACTTGAAAAGTTTGAAGAGAGTTTAATTGAGCTTGAAGATGAGATTTATGATGAAAAATGGAACTATATTTTATATATTCAAAATCTAATCAAAGCCTTTAGTGAAGAGCAAAACCATAAACTTGTGGAGAGATGGGCTGATGTTGATAGAGCTTGGATGAAGATAAAATCTCCTGTTCAAATAGGTCACCCATTGGAATATTATGAGGACCACTTTAGAAAAGCAGTTGCCTTAGAGTGGGATATTAGATTAACTAATCCAAAATTTGCCCAAAACGACCATAGGGTAAACAAAATAAAATCTGCTTTTAAAAAGATTTTTAATGAGATAGAGAAAAAAGAGGGTTATGAAAATACTTATAATTTCTCTTTGAAATCTTTGGATAAAGTTCAACTATATATTGGAAGACCTGCTTTGTTTTTTGGTGCAGAATTTAATGGTCTGTTTTCAGCTCAAGTTGTTCCAAATGATGAAGTTGTATCAAAAGAAGAGGGTAAAAAAATCTTTGCATTTGCAGATGAAATTTTACAAACAAGCAGAGCAAAACCATTTTTAAAACTAAGCCAAGAGATATTTGGACAAAAGTTTTTATCTGAAGATAGAATGTTTTTATTTAATGAAGATGAAGCTTGGCATCAAGTATATGACATTACAACTATTGGACATGAGTATGGACATATTTTATGGTGCGATGAAGATACAGAATCAGTAATGAACAAAACAGGAAACTTCAAAAATATAGAGGAGTTTAAAGCTACAACAGGTGGTCTTATCTCTTTCTTTTTAGATGAATCAAATGATGAAAAAGATTTAGAAAAGCAAGTATTAATGGATACTATTAAAAGAGCTGTTGGACTAATTGGTTGGATGGAAGTTGATGAAGTACAACCATACTATTGCGAAGGGTTAATTCATCTAACTGCACTATTTGAGACTAAAATCTTAAATTGGGGAGATGAGGAGTTAACATTAGATATCTCTTCAGTTAAATATGAGAGATTAAAAGAATGGTATATTAAAACCTATACAGAACTTGCAAACCATTATCTAGATAAAAAAGATGCAACAGAATTTTTAACTAGATTTGCAAAAAAAGATGGAAAATATTTTATGCCAGTAAATCATAAACTTCACTCTTTTGTAAAATATTATTTTAAAAGATATCAAGAGATTGGACAAGAGTTAGATACAAAAGACTCAAAAGAGAACTATATAAAATAG